ATCATCTTGGGTAAAATTGATTTAGCGGGTACCAACCCTTTGTTCAGGAAAAGTCCATTATCGATTGATGTTGTACCTGATCCCAATATTTTAGTTAGTCTTTATCCTAATCCGGCATTGAAATTTTTCGAGGTGGCAAGTGATTCAGCTCTGGATGAAATAAGCATTGTTAACAGTTTGGGGGACCTGGTATATACTGCTGAGATAAAGGGATACAAGCATCTAGTTGTAACAGAGTCTTTTGCGAGAGGAATCTATATAGTTAGAATTAGGTCGAAATCCGGCAAGATGAGTCATAGCAAATTGCTTTTGAAGTAAAAGCTAAGCAAAAGGCTCAAAGCAATCGTAATTGCGTTGGCGGTAGATTTTACCTTCTTTAAATTCAAAGACCTGTGTGAAATAGGCGGTCATTTGATCGCCAATTTCTTTTATCTACTAATCGTAGATTTTCGACAGCCTTTATTTTTTGCAGATATTTCCTTAAGAGCAGTAATTCCCTATCCTCTTGATCACCAAGATATTCCTTGATGATTAGGGCATTGCCATAGTTATCCATCACTTTTTGTGGACTGTCGTCTATCATCAAGATTTTTCCCAGGCTATAGCCAAGTTTCTTGACCTTTTTGAGGCGTTTCACATAATAGAATTCCTTGTGGGCGATCAGGCTTTGCTCCATTCGATTGGAATGGGTATTTCTTCTTAAAGTGGTTCGAGAGCGGGCCCAAATAAACTGCACTAAACCTTCCAGGCCAATCAGTTTAGTGATCGCTTCAACATAGGCGTCTGAGGCTGAGGACCAGATCGCAAATTCGAAATGTGTACTCAGGAATTCAATAAAGCGATGGAATTGGGGGCGCAGGTAAATATGATAATCGCCAAAGATAAAATCAGCCGGATACTCTAAGGGCTTGCTTCGGGCATGAATGAGGGTTTCATCCAGGTCGAGAATAATTAGCAAATCTGAGGGGTGCTTTTCCATAGTAGCAAAGGCCTATGCAATGTAAACACTTATTGAAGGAAATTAGGCCTTCTTATTTCTTGATAAACAATTCTGAAAAGTGTAATTCAGGAATTAGCAGAAGGTAGGTGCCGGCATTTAAGTCTTGGATGTAAAGGCCTGATCTATTGTCTTGAAAGCTTCCTTTTTTAAGGATGGCACCCTTAAGGTCTCTAATTTCATAGCCTAAGTTAGTTGAGCTATTTGGGAAGTCTAGATAAATGTGACTATTTGCTGGGTTGGGATAAATA
The Croceimicrobium hydrocarbonivorans genome window above contains:
- a CDS encoding HAD family hydrolase — its product is MEKHPSDLLIILDLDETLIHARSKPLEYPADFIFGDYHIYLRPQFHRFIEFLSTHFEFAIWSSASDAYVEAITKLIGLEGLVQFIWARSRTTLRRNTHSNRMEQSLIAHKEFYYVKRLKKVKKLGYSLGKILMIDDSPQKVMDNYGNALIIKEYLGDQEDRELLLLRKYLQKIKAVENLRLVDKRNWRSNDRLFHTGL